In Amia ocellicauda isolate fAmiCal2 chromosome 7, fAmiCal2.hap1, whole genome shotgun sequence, one genomic interval encodes:
- the LOC136753707 gene encoding C-type lectin domain family 4 member E isoform X2 — MELEEMPHKPAEGNSPAGSSAQTREGCEMYLYRVKMISLAVLCILLGTYVMFLKYHKDRCSELRDENRNLSETLAALKQYQDLHTRDCKPCPVGWELNDGKCYFFSTDGKNWDESRDDCVRKGGHLVIIGTEEEQRFLKRKIDNVAGNNYWIGLTDAAAEGVWRWVDNTPLGDLM; from the exons ATGGAGCTGGAGGAGATGCCACACAAACCGGCAGAGGGGAACAGCCCTGCAG GTTCCTCAGCCCAGACCAGAGAAGGATGCGAGATGTATCTGTACCGGGTGAAGATGATCTCGCTGGCCGTTCTCTGTATCCTACTGGGCACTTATGTGATGTTTCTGAAATACCACA AGGACAGATGCAGTGAACTGAGAGATGAGAACAGGAACCTGTCTGAGACACTCGCTGCTCTGAAACAATATCAAG ACCTTCATACCAGAGACTGTAAACCCTGTCCTGTGGGCTGGGAGCTCAACGATGGAAAGTGCTACTTCTTCTCCACTGATGGAAAGAACTGGGATGAGAGTCGTGATGACTGTGTCAGAAAGGGGGGACACTTGGTCATTATAGGCACTGAGGAGGAGCAG AGAttcttaaaaaggaaaattgacAATGTGGCAGGAAACAATTACTGGATTGGACTGACTGATGCAGCTGCTGAAGGAGTCTGGCGCTGGGTGGACAACACACCTCTCGGGGATCTCATGTAA
- the LOC136753707 gene encoding C-type lectin domain family 4 member E isoform X1, with protein MELEEMPHKPAEGNSPAGSSAQTREGCEMYLYRVKMISLAVLCILLGTYVMFLKYHKDRCSELRDENRNLSETLAALKQYQDLHTRDCKPCPVGWELNDGKCYFFSTDGKNWDESRDDCVRKGGHLVIIGTEEEQRFLKRKIDNVAGNNYWIGLTDAAAEGVWRWVDNTPLGDLIFWATKKIGKDEPDNWTGENPLGEDCACLNSLTEPLHNWFDESCTNALRRICETKTLEKPN; from the exons ATGGAGCTGGAGGAGATGCCACACAAACCGGCAGAGGGGAACAGCCCTGCAG GTTCCTCAGCCCAGACCAGAGAAGGATGCGAGATGTATCTGTACCGGGTGAAGATGATCTCGCTGGCCGTTCTCTGTATCCTACTGGGCACTTATGTGATGTTTCTGAAATACCACA AGGACAGATGCAGTGAACTGAGAGATGAGAACAGGAACCTGTCTGAGACACTCGCTGCTCTGAAACAATATCAAG ACCTTCATACCAGAGACTGTAAACCCTGTCCTGTGGGCTGGGAGCTCAACGATGGAAAGTGCTACTTCTTCTCCACTGATGGAAAGAACTGGGATGAGAGTCGTGATGACTGTGTCAGAAAGGGGGGACACTTGGTCATTATAGGCACTGAGGAGGAGCAG AGAttcttaaaaaggaaaattgacAATGTGGCAGGAAACAATTACTGGATTGGACTGACTGATGCAGCTGCTGAAGGAGTCTGGCGCTGGGTGGACAACACACCTCTCGGGGATCTCAT ATTCTGGGCCACAAAAAAGATAGGTAAAGATGAGCCTGATAACTGGACAGGAGAAAATCCTTTAGGGGAGGACTGTGCATGTTTGAACTCATTAACAGAACCATTACATAACTGGTTTGATGAATCTTGCACCAACGCTTTGAGACGAATCtgtgaaacaaaaacactggaAAAACCCAACTAA